Within the Campylobacter sp. MIT 99-7217 genome, the region AAAAGAAGCTAAACCAGGAACTATTAGAGCTGATTTTGCAGAAAGTATCGATGCAAATGCTGTTCATGGTAGTGATAGTCTTGAAAATGCAAAGGTAGAAATCGAGTTTTTCTTTAAGCCTGATGAGCTTTCATAAATGAAAATAGCCTTTGCTAAAATAAGTTCATCTGCATATCCCTTTAAGCTAAATTTTGATAATATTAGCTTCGAAGGCGAGCTTAAAAGGCTTGAGTCTAGGCTTGTTTGTGTGGAGGGTTTATTAAAAGGCTTTGCTTATAAACTTTGTGATTCTTGTGGGCAAGAACTTGAACTTGAATTAAATGAAAAAACTCAAATTTTAGCAAGTGATGGAATCTATAAGGATAATCCCAAAGAACTTGCTGATGTGATTGAATTTTTTGATGGGCAAATTGATCTTATGGAAATAGCCCTTAATGAATTTGAATCCTATATGAGTGATTATTTTTATTGTGAAAAATGTAAATTGATTTAAACAAAAGGAGTAAAAATGGCAGTTCCTAAAAGAAGAGTGAGTAAAACTCGTGCAGCAAAGCGTAGGACACACTATAAGGTAAAACTTGTAATGCCTGTGAAAGATAAAGATGGCACTTATAAAATGCCTCATCGTGTCAATCCTGTAACTAAGGAATATTAAGATATGGTAAGCATTGCCATTGATGCAATGGGCGGTGATTTTGGACAAAAACCCATTATCGAAGGCTTGATTTTAGCCTTAGAAGAAAGACCTTTTAATGCTATTTTAGTAGGTCAAAGTGAGCTTTTAAAGCCTCTTATTCCTAAACATTTACAAGAATTTGTAAGTTATGAAGAAGCTGGCGAAATTTTTCCTATGCAAGAAAGTGCCACTGAGGCTTTAAAACATAAGGAAAGTACTATTTATAAAGCCATAGAGCTTGTAAGAAGTAAAAAAGCTCAAGCTGTTGTTTCAGCAGGTCATAGTGGAGCTACCATGTCTTTGGCTACACTTCGCATAGGAAGACTTCAGGGGGTTTTGCGTCCAGCTATTGCCACCTTGATGCCAAATATCAGCGGAAAAACTTTGTTTTTAGATGTTGGTGCTAATACGGATTGTAAAAGCGAGCATTTGTTTCAGTTTGCTGTTATGGGCGAAGCCTATGCTAAGGAGATCATGTCTATCAAAAAACCTCGAGTAGCTCTGCTTTCAAATGGAGAAGAAGAAACAAAGGGAAATGAACTTACTAAAGAAACATACCCTCTTTTAAAAAAGCTAGGTAGTTTTGTGGGAAATGCTGAGGGACGCGATATTTTCAACGGAAGTATAGATGTTTTGGTTTGTGATGGCTTTAGCGGAAATATTATCTTAAAAGCCTGTGAAGGCACAGCGACGGCTATTTTTAAAATTCTTAAAGAAAATGTCAAAAGATCTACAATAGCAAGTTTGGGTGCTTTGCTCATGAAACCTGTTTTTAAAAAGCTTAGAAAGCATATTGATTGGCAAGAATACGGCGGTGCTCCCTTGCTTGGTGTAAATGGTTGCGTGATTATTTCTCATGGAAAAAGCGATTCAAGAGCAATTAAAAATGCTATGTTTCAAGCCCTAAATTTTAGCGAATCAAATATTAATAAAGTTATAGAAAATGAATTATCCATCTTTGCAAAATAAGGCTTCCTTAAAAAGTGTAGCAGCATTTATACCTGAAAATATTTTGAGCAATCAAGATCTAGAAAAAATCATTGACACGAGTGATGATTGGATTACTAGACGAAGCGGTATTAAGCAAAGGCGTATAGCTGCAGAGCATGAAAAGGCTAGTGATTTAGGAACAAGAGCTGCACTTCTAGCTATACAAAGGGCAAATTTAAAGCCAAGTGACATTGATGCTATAGTCGTTGGAACTTTGAGCCCTGATTATTTTACCATGCCTTCAACTGCCTGTAAAATTGCCGCAAATTTAGGACTTGAGGGTATTAGTGCCTTTGATATTAGTGCAGGGTGTTCAGGTTTTATTTTTTTGCTTGAAACTGCTAAAGCTTTGGTTGAAAGTAATTTAAGAAAGAATGTTTTGATTGTAGGGGCTGAAAAATCAAGCTCGGTTATGGACTATACAGATAGGGGAATTTGTATTTTATTTGGAGATGGAGCTGGTGCTGCTGTAATTGGCGTTGATGATAAATACCCAATTATTGATACGCATACGGCAACAGATGGAAGATATGCTGAGCTTTTGAAGATAGAAAGAAGTGATAAAACAAGCAATGCTCAACCTTTAGCAATGAAAATGCAGGGAAAAGAAGTTTTTAAAATCGCTGTTGAAACCTTAAAGAATGATGTGGTTGAAATCCTTG harbors:
- the rpmF gene encoding 50S ribosomal protein L32 produces the protein MAVPKRRVSKTRAAKRRTHYKVKLVMPVKDKDGTYKMPHRVNPVTKEY
- the plsX gene encoding phosphate acyltransferase PlsX, encoding MVSIAIDAMGGDFGQKPIIEGLILALEERPFNAILVGQSELLKPLIPKHLQEFVSYEEAGEIFPMQESATEALKHKESTIYKAIELVRSKKAQAVVSAGHSGATMSLATLRIGRLQGVLRPAIATLMPNISGKTLFLDVGANTDCKSEHLFQFAVMGEAYAKEIMSIKKPRVALLSNGEEETKGNELTKETYPLLKKLGSFVGNAEGRDIFNGSIDVLVCDGFSGNIILKACEGTATAIFKILKENVKRSTIASLGALLMKPVFKKLRKHIDWQEYGGAPLLGVNGCVIISHGKSDSRAIKNAMFQALNFSESNINKVIENELSIFAK
- a CDS encoding beta-ketoacyl-ACP synthase III encodes the protein MNYPSLQNKASLKSVAAFIPENILSNQDLEKIIDTSDDWITRRSGIKQRRIAAEHEKASDLGTRAALLAIQRANLKPSDIDAIVVGTLSPDYFTMPSTACKIAANLGLEGISAFDISAGCSGFIFLLETAKALVESNLRKNVLIVGAEKSSSVMDYTDRGICILFGDGAGAAVIGVDDKYPIIDTHTATDGRYAELLKIERSDKTSNAQPLAMKMQGKEVFKIAVETLKNDVVEILAKNNIKSEDIDLFIPHQANLRIIKAVQEKLNFPDDKCVITIQKYGNTSAASIPMAMNEAYEKGRLKKGDLILLDAFGGGFTWGSALLKFGGDDFKGK